One Gloeobacter morelensis MG652769 DNA window includes the following coding sequences:
- a CDS encoding ABC1 kinase family protein — protein sequence MRALNESTVESRFESAALTRPGAGLPSAVAPDLPFKSYDPDLIARYAERRFGRVVWRFFQTLLPFVGFALMVQWDRLTGTVARHQQKRAVRLREILTRLGPTYIKIGQALSTRPDLVPPVYLDELTLLQDRLPPVPNEEAYALIRAGLGRDPREIYAEFDEVPIAAASLGQVYRARLTTGERVAIKVQRPNLIPLVSLDLYLQRGLLGWVERNVPQVKSDLQAILDEFGRKLFEEMDYIQEGKNAERFAACFTGMPEVYVPRIYWDYTCRQVLTMEWIDGLKLTRLEDIQRAGLNARKVIENGVQCSLRQLLEHGFFHADPHPGNLLVMADGRLAYLDFGMMSEVEPAQRYGLIEAIVHMVNRDFDGLARDYVKLGFLKPDQDLKPIVPVLAAVFGQALGSSIGSLNIKSITDNMSSMMYDLPFRVPAFFALIIRSLVTLEGIAISVDPDFKVLEVAYPYVARRLLTDNAPELRASLSELLFKDGSFRWNRLENLVRNARSARDYDINRALDQAAEFLLSERGTAIREKLIDELTSASTVNPNVPGGKASGLQNLERLWSLLREDPKLDLRKSVSIVGKLILKPEGRDLSRRVAGRLLERELARLLRRTLLPAPSA from the coding sequence GTGGTGTGGCGCTTTTTTCAGACATTGCTGCCCTTTGTGGGTTTTGCACTGATGGTGCAGTGGGATCGCCTCACCGGCACCGTCGCCCGCCATCAGCAAAAGCGGGCGGTGCGCCTGCGCGAGATTCTCACCCGCCTGGGGCCAACCTATATCAAGATTGGCCAGGCGCTTTCGACCCGGCCCGATCTGGTGCCGCCGGTCTACCTTGATGAGTTGACGCTGTTGCAGGACCGCCTACCGCCGGTCCCCAACGAAGAGGCCTACGCGCTCATCCGCGCCGGGCTCGGGCGCGATCCGCGCGAAATCTACGCCGAATTTGACGAAGTGCCCATTGCCGCCGCCTCCCTGGGCCAGGTTTATCGCGCCAGGCTCACCACCGGCGAGCGGGTAGCCATTAAAGTGCAGCGCCCCAACTTGATTCCGCTGGTGAGCCTGGATCTCTATTTGCAGCGGGGCTTGCTCGGCTGGGTCGAGCGCAACGTCCCTCAGGTCAAAAGCGATCTGCAGGCCATCCTCGATGAATTTGGCCGTAAGCTCTTCGAGGAGATGGACTATATCCAGGAGGGCAAGAACGCCGAGCGCTTCGCCGCCTGCTTTACCGGGATGCCCGAAGTGTATGTGCCGCGCATCTACTGGGACTATACCTGCCGGCAGGTGCTCACCATGGAGTGGATAGACGGCCTCAAGCTTACTCGCCTGGAGGATATCCAGCGGGCGGGTCTCAATGCGCGCAAGGTGATCGAAAACGGTGTGCAGTGCTCGCTGAGGCAATTGCTGGAGCACGGTTTCTTCCACGCCGATCCCCACCCGGGCAATTTGTTGGTGATGGCCGACGGCAGGCTCGCTTACCTCGACTTCGGGATGATGAGCGAGGTGGAACCTGCCCAGCGCTACGGCCTGATCGAAGCCATCGTCCATATGGTCAATCGCGACTTCGACGGGCTGGCGCGCGACTACGTCAAACTCGGTTTTCTCAAACCCGATCAAGACCTGAAGCCCATCGTACCGGTGCTGGCGGCGGTTTTTGGCCAGGCTTTGGGATCTAGCATCGGCAGCCTCAACATCAAGAGCATCACCGACAACATGTCCTCGATGATGTACGACCTGCCGTTTCGGGTGCCCGCCTTTTTTGCACTGATTATTCGTTCGCTGGTGACCCTCGAAGGGATCGCCATCTCGGTAGACCCGGACTTCAAGGTGCTCGAAGTCGCCTACCCCTACGTGGCCCGCCGCCTGCTCACCGACAACGCCCCCGAACTGCGCGCTTCGCTGAGCGAACTTCTCTTCAAAGACGGCTCCTTTCGCTGGAACCGCCTCGAAAACCTTGTGCGCAACGCCAGAAGCGCCAGGGACTACGACATCAACCGTGCTCTCGATCAGGCGGCCGAATTTTTGCTCTCCGAGCGGGGCACTGCGATCCGCGAGAAGCTCATCGACGAACTGACCTCCGCGAGCACCGTCAACCCCAACGTTCCGGGCGGCAAAGCGAGCGGCCTGCAGAATCTTGAAAGGCTCTGGTCCTTGCTGCGCGAGGATCCCAAGCTCGACTTGCGCAAATCGGTCTCCATTGTCGGCAAACTCATCCTCAAGCCCGAGGGCCGGGACCTCAGCCGCCGGGTGGCCGGCCGTTTGCTGGAGCGCGAACTCGCCCGCCTGCTGCGCCGCACCTTGCTGCCGGCCCCGAGTGCCTAA